Part of the Senegalia massiliensis genome, ATAGGTATCTATCTAAAAGCAATAGACAATTTAATTCCTTTTTTATGGGGGCAAGGATATACTTTGAAAATTGAAAATGCTATTTTTAAGCCACACAGCGATCATTTTCGTATGATCTACAGTTATGGTCTAGTTGCTTATTTAAGTACTTTATATTATTTTTTTAGACATTTATTAAACAAGAACTTCATATTTGTTTTGCCAGCTTTTTTCGCATTCTCTATTAATACTTTAATTGATGAACAGAAACTTCTCGCATTATTCTTGAGCTTACTTGCAATCTCATTAAAGGAAATAAATGTAGATGAAGATTGTAGTTCATCTCATCACCAGCTTAAATTTAAAGAAAAATCTAATAAAATGAGGTAATAATGTTGCTAATAAAGAAGGTCTTATATAATGAAAGATGAGTTTCTTAAAAAATTTAGAAAAATATTAAATAATGAGCTTGCAGTAAAGATTATTGGTAATTCTAGCTGGCTCATTGGAGATAAAGTATTTACAATGATGCTTGGAGTATTTGTAACAGCTATGGTTGCAAGATACTTTGGCCCTGAAAAATATGGAGTATATAATTATGCTCTTTCATTTGTAACTTTATTTACTGCATTTTCAACATTGGGATTAGAGACATTAGCAGTAAAATCAATAGTTGATAAAGATTATGATGAAGGGACTGTTCTATTTACTAGTTTTCTTATGCGGGTGGTAGGTGGAGTATTACTAACATTTTTGTCTGCGGTAATAATTAGAATCATTGAACCGAACGATAAAACATTACATATATTAGTTCTAGTAATGTCCACAACAATGGTTTTCAAAGCATTTGAAGTTATCGAATTTTGGATCCAGGCATATCAGAAAGCAAAAATATCTTCAATAATAAGAATGACTAGTTACATTTTAATTGCGGCTTTAAAAATTTTAATAGTTATATTGGGTGGGGATTTAATCCATTACTCTCTAGTATATACTTTAAATACAATAATTGTAGGAGTGGCTTTAATAATTGCATACGTAAAAAATAAGAGTTCTGAATTGAATTGGAATTTTGATTTTGCTTTCGCAAAATATATTTTATCACAGAGTTGGTATCTTATTTTATCAGGATTAATGGTAACTTTGTACATGCAAATAGATAAAATTATGTTAGGGACATTAATGAATACAAAAACAGAGGTCGGCGTATATTCTGCTGCTACTCAAATAGCTCAGTTGTGGTACTTTGTCCCAATGGCTATAATTACATCTTTTAAACCTGTAATAATGAAAAATAAAGGATTATCAAATATCACCTATGAAAAATCAGTTCAGATGTTATATTCTATAATTGTTTTAATTAGTTTGGCCTTTGGTATAATTATCTTCCTCTTTTCTGATATGATTGTAGGGATACTCTACGGTCAAGAATTTATAGAGGCTTCAAAAATATTATCCATTAGTGTATGGGCAGGAACATTTGCTGTACTTGGATCAGCAAGAGGAGTATGGCTAATTTGTGAAGGTTTACAAAAATACTCGGTTATCTATATAAGTTTAGGAGCAATCGCTAACATTTTTATGAACTTAATATTAATACCGCAAATAGGTTTTTATGGTGCTGCGATTGCAACTTTGATTTCTCAAATATTAGTCGCGATTATAGCACCGGCATTATTTAAAAAGACAAGGACTTCCTCTTTGATGATCTTAAGGGCTTTTAAATTGAAGGGCCTAATTAAATAAATAGGTCTATAGATAACATCAGCTAAATGAATTGTGGATAATAAATTTAGTGAACTTATGTTAAATATAAAAGGAGATCAAAATGAATACAGTTAAAAACATATTAAAGAAAAATGATTTCATTTTCAAGACTTATAAAAGTTTTGCTAAGAAAAAAATTGAATTCTTCATCAAATTTTCTCCCGTATTAGCAAGTAAGTTTTTATACAAACGAAGCACTGGAAGAAAACTTAACTTAAAAAATCCAAGAAATTTTAACGAAAAAATTCAATGGCTAAAATTATACTGGCAACATCCTTTAGTGGCAAAGTGTGCAGATAAGTATGAAGTGAGGAAATATATTGAAGAGAGTGGATGCAAGGAAATACTTAATGATCTTTATGGTGTCTACAATGACACATCAGAGATAAAATGGGACTCTTTGCCAAACAAATTCGCTATGAAAACCACTAATGGCTGTGACACTTACATTGTTACAAACGATAAAAGTAAACTTAGCAAAGAAAAGTCGTTGAAATTATTAGACAAGTGGTTAAAAATTGATTTTGGACTTTTATATGGCGAAATTCATTATTCGAAAATGAAACCAAGAATCATTTGTGAAAAATACATTGAGACTGATGAAGGGTTACTTCCTAATGACTATAAATTGTTCTGTTTTAATGGAGAACCTAAATACTTATATGTAGGCGTTATTGATGAAACTGGATATACGCATAAAACTTTTTATAATTTGAATTGGGAAAAGCAAGACTTCTTAAAAGCTGGATACAAGTCTTATCATCATAAAAAACCAGATTCACTAAATGATATGATTAAATATGCTAAGATACTATCAAAACCATTTCCTTTTGTAAGAGTTGATTTTTATGACTTGAATGGAAAAACTTTGTTTGGTGAAATGACATTTACTCCTACAGGAGGGCTTGCAACATATTATAAAGATGATATTTTAGAGATGTTGGGTGAAATGATAACTTTACCAAAAGAGAAAATTTTAAATTAGGATTGTAAACATTGTTGAATTAATGGTTTGTTTTTCAAGATTATTATAATATAAGGGGTAAAAATCAATGAAAATTACTATCGCTGGAACAGGCTACGTTGGTCTGTCTAATGCAATACATTTAGCGCAGCACAATGAGGTCACAGCGCTGGATATAATTAAAGAGAAAGTTGATATGATTAACAACAAGAAGTCTCCAATAATCGATCCGTAGATTGAGGAGTATCTAGCAACAAAAGATCTCAACTTAACTGCGACTACACATAATTTTGAGGCATATAAAGATGCTGACTATGTTATTATTTCAACACCAACAAATTATGATCCAGAGAAGAACTACTTCAACACAAGAACGGTTGAGGCAGTCATAGCAAATGTATTATCGATAAATCCAGATGCTGTAATGATTATTAAGTCTACAGTACCTGTTGGATACACAGAGTCAATTAAAGAAACATTTGACACAGAGAATGTTATCTTCTCACCAGAGTTTTTGAGAGAAGGAAAGGCTTTATATGATAACCTCTATCCATCTAGAATTGTAGTTGGCGAGCAATCTGAAAGAGCAAAAGTATTTGCTGAACTGCTTGCCCAAGGATCTATCAAGAAAGACATTCCAATTCTTTATACAGATGCAACAGAAGCAGAAGCAATTAACTTGTTCGCCAATACTTACCTTGCACTTAGAGTAGCATATTTCAATGAGCTTGATTTTTATGCTGAAGTGAGAGGTTTAGATACTAAGCAAATCATCGGAGGTGTAGGGCTAGATCCACGTATAGGTACTCACTACAATAATCCTTCATTTGGTTATGGTGGTTACTGCTTACCAAAGGATACAAAGCAATTATTGGCTAACTATCAGGACGTCCCTCAGAACTTGATGTCTGCAATAGTTGATGCGAACCGCACAAGAAAAGGTCATATCGCCGACATGATCATTAAGAGACAGCCGAAGATTGTTGGTATATACAGGCTTACAATGAAAATGAATTCTGATAATTTCAGACAATCTGCGATTCAAGGTGTCATGAAACGTATTAAAGCTAAAGGTATTCAGGTCGTAGTATTTGAGCCGGCACTTCATGAAGATGAATTCTACAACTCAAGAGTAATTAAGGACTTTGATGAGTTTAAGAAAATCTCGGATGTTATCGTAGCAAATAGATTATCTGATGAGATTAAAGATGTAGTAGACAAGGTCTATACAAGAGATTTATTCAGCAGAGATTAGTAGTCACTCCCCTTCCCACCTATCCAGTGAGCCCCAAAGTCACCAAGATACCATTCATCACATAGGGGAATAGGACTTAGAGGTGACATTAGTTGATTAGGGTGATGGAGAGGAATGGGCATGAAGAGAGAAGTGGCTACAGGAGAGCGTGAATATTAGAGATTCGAACAAAGTAGGTGATGATATGTTAGCCAAAATAAGTATAGCAGCTTACATTATATCTGCAGTTCTACATTACACTAATGATCAAATGAATTTATTCTGGCTGTCAGGTGTGCTGGGCATTGTCACTTTTAGTATAAGTTCGTATATAAGTTTCTATCGCGTGATAGTCTTCCCCGAAAATTAGACAGTTTTATAATTAATTTAGTATTAATTTCTATTCCAAAATCATTTAAATTTGTTCCTTTAAAACCACTAAATATCAGAAAAGTTTAGAG contains:
- a CDS encoding ATP-grasp fold amidoligase family protein, which produces MNTVKNILKKNDFIFKTYKSFAKKKIEFFIKFSPVLASKFLYKRSTGRKLNLKNPRNFNEKIQWLKLYWQHPLVAKCADKYEVRKYIEESGCKEILNDLYGVYNDTSEIKWDSLPNKFAMKTTNGCDTYIVTNDKSKLSKEKSLKLLDKWLKIDFGLLYGEIHYSKMKPRIICEKYIETDEGLLPNDYKLFCFNGEPKYLYVGVIDETGYTHKTFYNLNWEKQDFLKAGYKSYHHKKPDSLNDMIKYAKILSKPFPFVRVDFYDLNGKTLFGEMTFTPTGGLATYYKDDILEMLGEMITLPKEKILN
- a CDS encoding flippase translates to MKDEFLKKFRKILNNELAVKIIGNSSWLIGDKVFTMMLGVFVTAMVARYFGPEKYGVYNYALSFVTLFTAFSTLGLETLAVKSIVDKDYDEGTVLFTSFLMRVVGGVLLTFLSAVIIRIIEPNDKTLHILVLVMSTTMVFKAFEVIEFWIQAYQKAKISSIIRMTSYILIAALKILIVILGGDLIHYSLVYTLNTIIVGVALIIAYVKNKSSELNWNFDFAFAKYILSQSWYLILSGLMVTLYMQIDKIMLGTLMNTKTEVGVYSAATQIAQLWYFVPMAIITSFKPVIMKNKGLSNITYEKSVQMLYSIIVLISLAFGIIIFLFSDMIVGILYGQEFIEASKILSISVWAGTFAVLGSARGVWLICEGLQKYSVIYISLGAIANIFMNLILIPQIGFYGAAIATLISQILVAIIAPALFKKTRTSSLMILRAFKLKGLIK